One part of the Tenacibaculum sp. 190130A14a genome encodes these proteins:
- a CDS encoding M1 family metallopeptidase, translated as MKFQKALIVLLTLLSIAINAQSKIYRAEKDKIHDIIHTKLKVDFNFDQKELNGEEWITLKPHFYETDKLTLDAKAMKIHKISLNGTDLDYFYDDFELKIDLPRKFKRTEEFTIYIKYTARPERVKQKGSAAITDAKGLYFINPKGLEKDKPTQIWTQGETEASSCWFPTIDAPNQKTSQEIYITVPKKYVTLSNGKLEKQTNNVNGTRTDYWNFTQKHAPYLFFMGVGEYEIIKDTYKNIPVEYYVEKKYAPYAKDIFGNTPEMLAFFSKITGIDYPWNKYAQIVGRDYVSGAMENTTAVIHGERAYQMPGQLIDENVQENTIAHEAFHHWFGDLVTTESWSNLTVNESFANYSEYLWLEHKYGKEEADAHLFEDTQAYKNGDNYDKHLVRFYYDDKEDMFDAVSYNKGGAILHMLRSYLGDEAFYAGLNKYLTDYKYKATEAHQLRLALEEVSGKDLNWFFNQWYFNNGHPKLEISYDFNKLRKTVTVNVIQTQINEFKFPFAIDVFEGGKRTRHHVFVEGRDASFTLPFTQQPSLIQVNADGVLLCDINENKVLSEYIHQLKYAVNYAHKREALLEVAKKQDDKKAFNAIANAMSDDFYKIRVLALENINLINKHTKRRVIQKIMQIANNDSKTLVQAAAIETLGKLTDPELKSVFEKGLQSKSYSVLGKSLVGMYYIDKSLAIQKSKTLPLEVKKIIATPLTRIYLEENDHDELSFIASNVMSGMFLSQNKKIQSLYKKAFDKIAKSDNTKAIENLSNDIVAKGIQYKQYNFDKVGVNLLRQMVQMQKRAKPASQESNINVIQKAMARLLE; from the coding sequence ATGAAGTTTCAGAAAGCCCTTATTGTATTACTTACCCTACTTTCAATAGCTATCAATGCTCAATCAAAAATATATAGAGCCGAAAAAGATAAAATTCATGATATAATTCATACAAAATTAAAAGTTGATTTTAATTTTGATCAAAAGGAATTGAACGGGGAAGAGTGGATTACTTTAAAACCACACTTCTATGAAACTGATAAATTGACTTTAGATGCTAAAGCCATGAAAATTCATAAGATTAGTTTGAATGGAACAGATTTAGATTATTTTTATGATGATTTTGAATTAAAGATAGATTTACCTCGCAAATTTAAAAGAACCGAAGAGTTTACTATATACATTAAATATACAGCAAGGCCAGAAAGAGTAAAGCAAAAGGGAAGTGCTGCGATAACAGATGCTAAAGGTTTGTATTTTATAAATCCTAAAGGGTTAGAAAAGGATAAACCAACTCAAATATGGACACAAGGAGAAACAGAAGCTAGTAGTTGTTGGTTTCCAACCATTGACGCTCCTAATCAGAAAACATCACAAGAAATATATATTACAGTTCCTAAGAAGTATGTTACTTTATCTAATGGAAAGCTTGAAAAGCAAACGAATAATGTAAATGGTACTCGTACTGATTATTGGAATTTTACTCAGAAGCATGCTCCGTATTTGTTTTTTATGGGAGTAGGAGAGTATGAAATAATTAAAGATACTTATAAGAATATACCAGTAGAATATTATGTAGAGAAGAAGTATGCACCTTATGCAAAAGATATTTTTGGAAATACTCCGGAAATGTTAGCATTCTTTTCAAAGATTACTGGTATTGATTATCCATGGAACAAGTATGCTCAAATTGTAGGAAGAGATTATGTAAGTGGAGCAATGGAAAATACTACAGCAGTTATTCATGGGGAACGCGCGTATCAAATGCCTGGGCAATTAATAGATGAAAATGTACAAGAAAACACCATTGCCCATGAAGCATTTCATCATTGGTTTGGAGATTTAGTTACTACAGAGAGTTGGAGTAATTTAACAGTAAACGAGAGTTTTGCAAATTATAGCGAATACTTATGGCTAGAGCACAAATATGGAAAAGAAGAGGCGGATGCACATTTGTTTGAAGATACCCAGGCATATAAAAATGGAGATAATTACGACAAGCATTTAGTTCGTTTTTACTATGATGATAAAGAAGATATGTTTGATGCTGTGAGCTATAATAAAGGAGGAGCTATTTTACATATGTTACGTAGTTATCTTGGAGATGAAGCTTTTTATGCTGGTTTAAATAAGTACTTAACAGATTACAAATATAAAGCTACGGAAGCACACCAGTTACGTCTTGCATTAGAAGAAGTTTCGGGGAAAGATTTAAATTGGTTTTTTAACCAATGGTATTTTAATAATGGACATCCTAAGTTAGAGATTTCTTACGATTTTAATAAGTTAAGAAAAACGGTAACGGTAAATGTAATTCAAACTCAAATAAACGAGTTTAAATTTCCTTTTGCGATAGATGTTTTTGAAGGAGGAAAAAGAACAAGACATCATGTTTTTGTAGAAGGAAGAGATGCTTCTTTTACCTTGCCTTTTACGCAACAACCTAGTTTAATTCAAGTAAATGCAGATGGTGTATTACTGTGCGATATTAATGAGAATAAGGTATTAAGTGAGTATATTCATCAATTAAAATACGCTGTGAATTATGCACACAAAAGAGAAGCTTTATTGGAAGTAGCGAAAAAGCAGGATGATAAGAAAGCATTTAACGCTATAGCCAATGCAATGAGTGATGATTTCTATAAAATAAGGGTATTAGCGTTAGAGAATATTAACTTGATTAATAAGCATACAAAGAGAAGAGTTATTCAAAAGATTATGCAAATAGCGAATAATGATTCTAAAACATTAGTACAAGCCGCAGCTATTGAAACATTGGGTAAACTAACCGATCCTGAATTGAAATCAGTTTTTGAGAAAGGGTTGCAAAGTAAATCATATTCTGTATTAGGAAAATCGTTAGTTGGAATGTACTACATAGATAAAAGTTTAGCAATTCAAAAATCTAAAACCTTACCATTAGAAGTGAAAAAGATTATTGCTACGCCACTTACAAGAATTTATTTAGAAGAGAACGACCATGATGAATTGAGTTTTATAGCAAGTAATGTAATGTCTGGAATGTTCTTAAGTCAGAATAAAAAAATTCAGTCATTGTATAAAAAGGCATTTGATAAAATTGCTAAAAGTGATAACACAAAGGCTATAGAAAATTTGTCAAATGATATAGTAGCTAAGGGAATTCAATATAAACAGTACAATTTTGATAAAGTAGGAGTTAATTTGTTACGTCAAATGGTACAAATGCAAAAAAGAGCTAAGCCGGCATCTCAAGAATCCAATATTAATGTAATTCAAAAAGCAATGGCGAGATTATTAGAGTAA
- a CDS encoding aspartate carbamoyltransferase catalytic subunit — MNQLSVEHLLGIKYLNPNDLELIFETASHFKEVINRPIKKVPSLRDITIANLFFENSTRTKLSFELAEKRLSADVINFSAGQSSVKKGETLIDTVNNILSMKVDIVVMRHANVGAGVFLSKHVDARIVNAGDGTHEHPTQALLDSFSMREALNTNSLKGKKIVIVGDVLHSRVALSNIFALQLQGAEVKVCGPTTLIPRYISSLGVGVENNLKKALEWCDVANVLRVQHERMDIKYFPSTREYTQLFGINKEILDNLGKKIVIMHPGPINRGVELTSDVADSDQSIILNQVENGVAVRMAVIYLLAQQIKR; from the coding sequence ATGAATCAGTTAAGTGTAGAACATTTATTAGGCATAAAATACCTTAACCCAAACGATTTAGAATTAATTTTTGAAACTGCCTCTCATTTTAAAGAAGTAATTAATAGACCTATTAAAAAGGTTCCTTCTTTACGTGACATTACAATTGCTAATTTGTTTTTTGAAAACAGTACACGCACCAAGCTTTCTTTTGAACTTGCCGAAAAACGTTTATCTGCAGATGTTATTAATTTTTCAGCAGGTCAATCTTCCGTAAAAAAAGGAGAAACACTTATTGATACTGTTAACAATATTTTATCTATGAAAGTAGATATTGTTGTAATGAGACACGCAAATGTTGGTGCGGGAGTATTCCTATCAAAACATGTAGATGCTAGAATAGTAAATGCTGGTGATGGAACACATGAACATCCTACACAGGCTTTGTTAGATAGTTTTTCTATGAGAGAAGCACTAAACACAAATAGTTTAAAAGGTAAAAAAATAGTTATTGTTGGAGATGTCTTACACTCTCGAGTAGCATTATCTAACATTTTTGCTTTACAATTACAAGGTGCTGAAGTAAAAGTTTGTGGTCCAACTACACTAATTCCAAGATACATATCTAGTTTAGGTGTTGGAGTTGAAAACAACTTAAAAAAAGCTTTAGAATGGTGTGATGTTGCCAATGTATTACGTGTTCAACATGAACGAATGGATATAAAATACTTCCCTTCTACCAGAGAATACACGCAGTTATTTGGTATTAATAAAGAAATATTGGATAATCTTGGCAAAAAAATTGTTATTATGCATCCTGGTCCTATTAATCGAGGTGTAGAACTAACAAGTGATGTGGCCGACAGCGACCAGTCAATCATACTTAATCAAGTTGAAAACGGAGTTGCGGTTAGAATGGCTGTTATTTATTTGTTAGCCCAACAAATAAAAAGATAA
- the pyrR gene encoding bifunctional pyr operon transcriptional regulator/uracil phosphoribosyltransferase PyrR: protein MESKILLTSKEIEIILHRLACQLIENHNDFSNTVLIGLQPRGSFLANRLVHILKEDYGISDLQLGLLDITFYRDDFRRNEEPLEATPTKIDFLIENKKVVIIDDVLYSGRSVRSALTALQAYGRPENIELLVLIDRRFSRHLPIQPNYRGRQVDAINQEKVVVHWKEIQNEDAIILEKI from the coding sequence ATGGAAAGCAAAATTTTACTTACCTCGAAAGAGATTGAAATTATTCTTCATCGATTAGCATGTCAGTTAATCGAAAATCATAACGACTTTTCTAATACCGTTTTAATTGGACTTCAACCTAGAGGTAGTTTTCTAGCCAATCGTTTAGTACATATACTAAAGGAAGACTACGGGATTTCTGATTTACAATTAGGTTTGTTAGACATTACTTTTTATCGTGATGATTTTAGAAGAAATGAAGAGCCCTTAGAAGCTACCCCTACTAAAATTGACTTTTTAATAGAAAATAAAAAAGTAGTTATTATAGATGATGTACTTTATTCTGGTAGAAGTGTACGATCGGCTCTAACTGCACTACAGGCATATGGAAGACCCGAGAATATTGAATTATTGGTATTAATTGATCGAAGATTTAGTCGTCATTTACCTATTCAACCAAATTATAGAGGACGACAAGTAGATGCTATCAATCAAGAAAAGGTAGTCGTTCACTGGAAAGAAATACAAAATGAAGATGCTATCATTTTAGAAAAAATTTAA
- a CDS encoding ribonuclease Z — MSLQLTILGCHSATPRVNAFPTAQYLEINNRHFLIDCGEGTQSRMRKYKVGFSKINHIFISHLHGDHFFGLIGLISTFGILNREKDLHIYGPVGIKEITVLQLKLSKSWTKFNIIFHELNSKESELIFEDDKVEVRTIPLDHRVYTNGYLFTEKPKPRRLNIDKIKLYDEIDVCDYHNLKAGKDFQLSSGEIISNSELTLAPSAPKSFAFCSDTSYKPDIVPIIENVDVLYHEATFLKDREDLCDKTKHSTAEQAAKIAKAANAKKLIIGHYSSRYKNLEDFKEEANTIFDNVELAVAGNRYSNENIPLNVLSTD; from the coding sequence ATGAGTTTACAACTTACTATCTTAGGTTGCCATTCAGCAACACCTAGGGTAAATGCTTTTCCAACAGCCCAATATTTAGAAATAAACAATCGTCATTTTTTAATCGATTGTGGAGAAGGTACGCAAAGTAGAATGCGTAAATACAAAGTAGGGTTCTCCAAAATTAACCACATTTTTATTTCTCACCTACACGGTGATCATTTCTTTGGTTTGATAGGCCTAATATCTACCTTTGGTATTTTAAATAGAGAAAAAGATTTACATATTTATGGTCCTGTTGGGATTAAGGAAATAACGGTATTACAATTAAAATTATCTAAATCGTGGACAAAATTTAACATTATTTTTCATGAACTTAATTCTAAAGAAAGTGAACTTATTTTTGAAGATGACAAGGTAGAGGTAAGAACTATTCCATTAGACCATAGAGTATATACAAATGGTTATTTGTTTACTGAAAAACCTAAACCTAGAAGGTTAAATATTGACAAAATTAAGTTATACGACGAAATTGATGTTTGTGATTATCATAATTTAAAGGCGGGTAAAGACTTCCAATTGAGCTCTGGTGAAATTATTTCTAACAGTGAATTAACTTTGGCTCCTTCTGCTCCGAAAAGTTTTGCCTTTTGTAGTGATACCTCATATAAACCTGATATCGTTCCAATTATTGAAAATGTAGATGTATTATATCATGAAGCGACTTTTTTAAAAGACAGAGAAGATCTTTGCGATAAAACTAAACATTCAACTGCAGAACAAGCAGCCAAAATAGCCAAAGCTGCGAACGCAAAGAAGTTAATTATAGGCCATTATTCAAGTCGATATAAAAACCTAGAAGACTTTAAAGAAGAAGCGAATACTATTTTTGACAATGTAGAATTGGCCGTGGCAGGAAACCGTTATTCGAACGAAAATATTCCTTTAAACGTACTTAGTACTGATTAG
- a CDS encoding T9SS type A sorting domain-containing protein: MVKKILLLILFISFSFVGFSQEKSIKDVIVSPNPFSNKTTFYFKSNNSEQIILTVKNVLGKTVFHKTYKVHAGKNELPFYRNNLKSGMYIYAIQTKEQVISKRFVIR; encoded by the coding sequence ATGGTAAAAAAAATACTTTTATTAATTTTATTTATATCATTCTCTTTTGTAGGTTTTTCGCAAGAAAAATCAATAAAGGATGTTATTGTATCCCCTAATCCGTTTTCGAATAAAACAACTTTTTACTTTAAATCTAACAATAGTGAACAGATTATTTTAACAGTAAAAAACGTTTTAGGTAAAACTGTTTTCCACAAAACTTATAAAGTTCATGCTGGAAAGAATGAATTACCTTTTTATAGGAATAACTTAAAATCTGGAATGTACATCTATGCTATTCAAACGAAAGAACAAGTTATTTCAAAACGTTTTGTTATTAGATAA
- a CDS encoding CoA-binding protein, whose amino-acid sequence MKNVTLVLGASLKPERYSNKAIKRLTANNIDVVAVGGREGVVDNVTIVKEKENFANIDTVTLYLNPKRQKDYYDYIIRLQPNRVIFNPGTENFELIEKLRAFDIKAELACTLVLLATNQY is encoded by the coding sequence ATGAAAAATGTAACCTTGGTGCTGGGTGCGTCATTAAAACCGGAGAGATATTCTAATAAAGCAATCAAACGTTTGACAGCTAATAATATAGATGTTGTTGCTGTTGGAGGTAGAGAAGGTGTTGTAGATAATGTTACAATTGTTAAGGAAAAAGAGAACTTTGCAAATATTGATACAGTAACATTATATCTTAATCCAAAAAGACAAAAGGACTACTATGATTACATTATAAGATTACAACCGAATAGAGTGATTTTTAATCCAGGTACAGAAAATTTTGAGCTGATAGAAAAATTAAGAGCATTCGATATTAAAGCTGAACTAGCTTGTACTTTAGTTTTACTAGCAACTAATCAGTACTAA
- a CDS encoding TonB-dependent receptor domain-containing protein, whose amino-acid sequence MKQKLLILFLLVSSISFAQMSKSNLPKPGVISGKVIDQTTKEPLPYVNIVVKDLANKIITGGITTDNGLFTIKNIPEGKSTVEVQFIGYKTYNRTIDVTNKNRKINLGTISLEEDSTTLEEVEVRAETSTVTQKVDRKVINVGKDLTSAGATASELLNNVQSVSVDSQTGNISLRGNENVRVLVDGKPTNIPASQLLKQIPSTSIKSVELITNPSAKYNPEGMSGIINIILNKNANMGFNGSVNTGVEAGHYVRYNASTNMNYKTGKVNFFGNYGYNGGDRYNFGFVNRPGTNNQDFIFTNNNQSHLLKVGADIYLDDKNTLSFYTTHNWFKSDAGGRAIITLNDGSLFENSPNEQSTDSKNQAYNVNYKRDFEKKGHNIEFEATYSKNTAPNFLENDFLQGTQDDYINDINNERENTLINLDYTNPISKNGKLELGVEYRLDKTDNTNLTTQVGFANSSFTYDRDIYSAYINYGHKFGKVTMQLGARLEQYEIKGVFNQVGEDTETVTDEIFTVYPSAFFTYNPSDKNQFQLSYSRRVDRPGIQQVNPIREWSTPLITSVGNPDLVPQFTNSLEINYTRRIKGGSLTFGTFYRNINDVINRATYQDPDDATNVRQILTFANFDDTDAYGLELSANYKVAKWWRANASMDYYSQKQFGTNDITDPMAPRREVTANVFNARISNSFTVSKKLRLQLFAMYRGPVKDIQWDVDPMKMVNIGANYSVLKGKGNITFRVNDIFDTMRFKFNSETPFVQNGRFKWESRTTYLGFNYRFGGGKNKAKQRRRRDNNEKSGGGGFF is encoded by the coding sequence ATGAAACAAAAACTATTGATACTCTTTTTACTTGTAAGTAGCATATCTTTCGCTCAAATGTCAAAAAGTAATCTTCCGAAACCTGGGGTAATTTCGGGAAAAGTAATCGACCAAACCACAAAAGAACCACTTCCTTACGTTAATATAGTTGTCAAAGACCTTGCCAATAAAATTATAACTGGAGGAATAACAACTGATAATGGACTTTTTACAATTAAGAACATTCCAGAAGGTAAAAGTACTGTTGAAGTTCAATTTATAGGATATAAAACTTATAACAGAACTATTGATGTTACTAATAAAAACAGAAAGATAAATTTAGGAACTATTAGTTTAGAAGAAGATAGTACTACTTTAGAAGAAGTTGAAGTTAGAGCTGAAACATCTACTGTTACTCAAAAAGTGGATAGAAAAGTAATTAATGTTGGAAAAGATTTAACTTCTGCTGGTGCAACAGCTTCTGAATTGTTAAACAATGTACAATCTGTAAGCGTTGATAGTCAAACAGGAAATATTAGTTTAAGAGGAAACGAAAATGTACGTGTTTTAGTTGATGGAAAACCAACAAACATTCCTGCTTCTCAGCTTTTAAAACAAATTCCTTCTACTTCAATTAAGAGCGTAGAATTAATTACCAATCCATCTGCAAAATACAACCCAGAAGGTATGAGTGGTATTATCAATATCATTCTTAATAAAAATGCTAATATGGGATTCAACGGTTCTGTAAATACCGGAGTTGAAGCAGGTCATTATGTTCGTTATAATGCTTCTACCAATATGAATTACAAAACTGGTAAAGTTAATTTCTTCGGAAATTATGGTTACAATGGAGGAGATAGATACAATTTTGGTTTTGTAAATAGACCAGGAACTAACAATCAAGATTTCATCTTTACCAACAACAACCAATCTCATTTATTAAAAGTTGGTGCTGATATTTATTTAGATGATAAAAATACTTTATCATTTTATACAACTCATAACTGGTTTAAAAGTGATGCAGGTGGTAGGGCTATAATTACATTAAATGATGGTTCACTTTTTGAAAACTCTCCAAATGAACAATCTACGGATAGTAAAAACCAAGCTTATAATGTAAACTATAAGCGTGATTTCGAAAAGAAGGGACACAATATTGAATTTGAAGCAACGTATTCTAAAAATACTGCTCCAAATTTCTTAGAGAATGATTTCTTACAAGGAACACAAGATGATTATATCAATGATATCAATAACGAAAGAGAAAATACATTGATTAATTTAGATTATACAAATCCAATTTCAAAAAATGGTAAATTAGAATTAGGAGTAGAATATCGTCTTGATAAAACCGATAATACAAACTTAACTACACAGGTTGGTTTTGCTAATTCATCTTTTACTTATGACAGAGATATCTATTCTGCATATATCAACTATGGTCATAAATTCGGTAAAGTAACTATGCAATTAGGTGCTCGTTTAGAGCAATATGAAATCAAAGGAGTATTTAACCAAGTTGGAGAAGATACAGAAACTGTAACTGATGAAATATTTACAGTTTATCCTTCTGCTTTCTTTACTTATAATCCTTCTGATAAGAATCAATTTCAGTTAAGCTATAGTAGAAGAGTTGACAGACCTGGAATACAACAAGTAAACCCAATTAGAGAATGGAGTACACCTTTAATTACTTCTGTTGGTAATCCAGACTTAGTTCCACAGTTTACAAACTCTTTAGAAATTAATTATACAAGAAGAATTAAGGGAGGGTCATTAACTTTTGGTACTTTCTATAGAAACATTAATGATGTTATTAATAGAGCTACGTATCAGGATCCAGATGATGCTACAAACGTAAGACAAATCTTAACTTTTGCTAACTTTGATGATACTGACGCATATGGTTTAGAATTATCAGCGAACTACAAAGTTGCTAAGTGGTGGCGTGCAAATGCAAGTATGGATTATTATTCTCAAAAACAATTTGGAACAAATGATATTACAGATCCTATGGCTCCAAGAAGAGAAGTTACTGCTAATGTATTTAATGCTAGAATAAGCAATAGCTTTACCGTAAGTAAAAAGTTACGTTTACAATTATTTGCAATGTATAGAGGACCTGTAAAAGATATTCAATGGGATGTAGATCCAATGAAAATGGTTAATATCGGTGCTAATTACAGTGTTTTAAAAGGAAAAGGAAATATTACTTTTAGAGTAAATGATATATTCGATACAATGAGATTTAAGTTTAATTCTGAAACTCCATTTGTACAAAATGGTCGCTTTAAGTGGGAAAGTAGAACTACCTACTTAGGATTCAACTATCGTTTTGGTGGAGGTAAGAATAAGGCAAAACAACGTAGAAGAAGAGACAATAATGAAAAGTCTGGTGGTGGCGGTTTCTTCTAA
- a CDS encoding SulP family inorganic anion transporter — protein sequence MMKYIKSKKINIKDDTLAGITVSLAMIPEVVAFAFVAQIDPLVALSGAFIIGLITAVFGGRPGLISGAAGAVAVIFVSMIAEGHKKGMLFDTPIDNMGYYYLLGAVILMGLIQVGAGVLKLGRFVRLIPHPVMMGFVNGLAIVIFIAQVKMFSHKELSISSEGVKEYTNIFMQGSELYTMLGLVLLTMAIIWGLPKLTKKVPAALTAILITTAIVVIFGIDVSTVGSYIREGGGDGLSGKFPTPNLELWQNLPFNLETLSFILPYAFLAASVGLIESLMTMNLVDELTDSRGNGNKECVAQGAGNIVSGLFGGTGGCGMIGQTVININAGGRGRLSGVMMALTLLTFILFADKYIEQVPIAALVGVMFMMVIETFAWSSFRIMNKIPKSDAFVLIIVSAVTVVFDLAIAVFVGVIISALVFAWENAKKIRARKRMKEDGTKVYEIWGPLFFGSITAFNEKFDIKNDPDTVEIDFVESRVSDHSAIEAIFALVEKYQAAGKKVRLKHLSEDCKVLLYKASPIFREVIEEDVDDPRYHLAANPEKFPKPLSEYTF from the coding sequence ATGATGAAATATATTAAAAGTAAGAAGATTAACATTAAAGATGATACACTAGCAGGAATTACAGTATCATTAGCAATGATACCAGAAGTTGTTGCTTTTGCTTTCGTAGCTCAAATAGATCCTTTAGTAGCGCTTTCTGGAGCGTTTATTATAGGTTTAATTACTGCTGTTTTTGGAGGAAGACCAGGGCTTATTTCGGGTGCTGCGGGAGCAGTTGCTGTAATCTTTGTGAGTATGATTGCCGAAGGCCATAAAAAAGGAATGTTATTCGATACTCCAATAGATAATATGGGATACTATTATTTGTTAGGTGCAGTTATTTTAATGGGACTTATTCAAGTAGGTGCTGGAGTACTAAAACTAGGACGTTTTGTTCGATTGATTCCACACCCTGTAATGATGGGATTTGTGAATGGATTAGCGATTGTAATTTTTATTGCTCAAGTTAAAATGTTTTCACATAAGGAATTAAGTATTTCTTCAGAAGGAGTAAAAGAATATACAAACATTTTTATGCAAGGATCAGAATTGTATACAATGTTAGGTTTAGTACTGTTAACTATGGCAATAATTTGGGGTTTACCTAAATTAACAAAAAAAGTACCTGCTGCTTTAACAGCTATTTTAATTACAACTGCTATTGTAGTAATTTTCGGGATTGATGTTAGTACTGTTGGATCTTATATTAGAGAAGGTGGAGGAGATGGTTTATCTGGTAAGTTTCCTACGCCGAATTTAGAATTGTGGCAGAACTTACCCTTTAATTTAGAGACACTTTCGTTTATTTTACCATACGCATTTTTAGCTGCTTCTGTTGGTTTGATAGAATCGTTAATGACTATGAATTTAGTTGATGAATTAACAGATTCTAGAGGAAATGGAAATAAAGAATGTGTGGCTCAAGGGGCAGGTAATATTGTAAGTGGATTGTTTGGAGGTACTGGTGGTTGTGGTATGATTGGACAAACTGTAATCAATATCAATGCAGGAGGTAGAGGACGATTGTCTGGAGTAATGATGGCATTGACTCTATTAACGTTTATATTATTTGCAGATAAATATATTGAACAAGTTCCTATAGCGGCATTAGTAGGAGTTATGTTTATGATGGTAATTGAAACATTTGCTTGGTCAAGTTTCAGAATTATGAATAAAATTCCAAAGTCAGATGCATTTGTACTAATTATTGTTTCAGCTGTAACAGTTGTGTTTGATTTAGCAATAGCAGTATTTGTTGGTGTAATAATTTCTGCACTAGTTTTTGCATGGGAAAATGCTAAGAAAATTAGAGCACGAAAAAGAATGAAAGAAGATGGAACAAAGGTTTACGAAATTTGGGGACCTTTATTCTTTGGTAGTATTACTGCATTTAATGAAAAGTTTGATATAAAAAATGATCCTGATACTGTTGAAATCGATTTTGTTGAATCTAGAGTTTCAGACCATTCGGCAATCGAAGCAATTTTTGCATTGGTAGAAAAATACCAAGCAGCAGGGAAGAAAGTAAGATTAAAACATTTAAGTGAAGATTGTAAAGTTTTGTTATATAAGGCTAGTCCTATTTTTAGGGAAGTTATAGAGGAAGATGTAGATGATCCTCGTTATCACCTAGCGGCAAATCCAGAAAAGTTTCCAAAACCTTTATCGGAATACACATTTTAG
- a CDS encoding alpha-ketoglutarate-dependent dioxygenase AlkB family protein, whose product MDLFSQFDETPKNLLPKEGTVNYYGLVLSKKQSDLYYEYLLSEIEWRNDEAIIFGKRVVTKRKVAWYATESFEYTYSNTTKIALPFTKELLELKTLVEKETKETYNSCLLNLYHDGSEGMAWHSDGEKDLKKNGAIASLTFGAERKFAFKHKESKEVVSLILQHGSLLVMKDETQTHWLHRLPPTKKVHRPRINLTFRTITK is encoded by the coding sequence ATGGATTTATTTTCTCAATTTGATGAAACACCTAAAAATTTACTTCCTAAAGAAGGAACAGTAAATTATTACGGACTTGTTTTATCTAAAAAACAATCAGATTTGTATTATGAGTATTTATTGAGTGAAATTGAATGGCGTAATGATGAGGCTATCATTTTTGGAAAACGAGTTGTTACTAAGAGAAAAGTAGCGTGGTATGCAACAGAAAGTTTTGAGTATACTTATTCTAATACAACTAAAATTGCATTACCATTTACCAAAGAATTATTGGAATTAAAGACGTTAGTTGAGAAGGAAACCAAAGAAACATATAACTCTTGTTTATTAAACTTGTATCATGATGGTTCAGAAGGGATGGCCTGGCATAGTGATGGAGAAAAAGATTTAAAAAAGAATGGAGCTATAGCATCGCTAACTTTTGGAGCTGAAAGAAAATTTGCATTTAAACATAAGGAGTCCAAAGAGGTAGTTTCACTAATACTTCAACATGGTTCATTACTAGTAATGAAGGATGAAACGCAAACGCATTGGTTACACCGATTACCTCCTACCAAAAAAGTACACAGACCAAGAATAAACCTTACTTTTAGAACAATTACAAAGTAA